A single region of the Vicia villosa cultivar HV-30 ecotype Madison, WI linkage group LG4, Vvil1.0, whole genome shotgun sequence genome encodes:
- the LOC131598744 gene encoding cytochrome P450 85A-like — protein sequence MVFFMGIGGVFLVLYFCYGLLRWNEIRYMKKGLPPGTMGWPVFGETSKFLGQGPDFMKKQAARYGSFFKSHIFGCPTVICMDAELNRYILMNESKGLVAGYPQSMLDILGNSNIAAVHGPAHKFLRGALLSLVSPQMLRDIVLPRIDRFMSSQLSDWDGKIINLQVHTKEVIFLSIMDQIASIDPKSKRADYFKTHFFKLVLGTLSLPINLPGTNYRNGVQARKDLLSMLRKILEERKASNESYKDMLSCLMKTDENKYKLNEDEILDLELTLMYSGYETVSTTSMMVLKFLHDNPKALEEIRKEHLAIREKKKPNEPINFDELKSMKFTRAVIMETSRLATVVNGVLRKTTHDVELNGYLIPKGWRIYVFTREINYDNSLYPDPLTFNPWRWMEKNLESHNYFLLFGGGTRLCPAKELGITEISTFLHYILTRYRWEEVGETKLEKFPRVQAPNGMHMRFSSY from the exons ATGGTCTTTTTCATGGGAATTGGTGGTGTATTCTTGGTTCTCTATTTTTGCTATGGTCTCTTGAGATGGAATGAAATAAGGTATATGAAGAAAGGTTTGCCACCAGGCACAATGGGATGGCCAGTTTTTGGAGAGACAAGTAAGTTTCTTGGACAAGGTCCAGATTTCATGAAAAAACAAGCAGCAAG GTATGGAAGTTTTTTCAAATCACACATATTTGGTTGTCCTACGGTTATTTGTATGGATGCTGAGCTTAATAGATACATATTGATGAATGAATCAAAAGGTCTTGTTGCTGGATATCCTCAATCTATGTTGGATATCTTAGGAAATTCTAATATTGCTGCTGTTCATGGCCCTGCTCATAAGTTCTTGAGAGGTGCACTTTTATCACTTGTTAGCCCACAAATGTTGAGAGATATTGTTTTGCCAAGAATTGATAGGTTTATGAGTTCTCAATTAAGTGATTGGGATGGCAAAATCATCAACCTTCAAGTCCATACTAAAGAG GTGATATTTCTTTCAATTATGGATCAAATTGCAAGTATAGACCCAAAATCAAAAAGGGCTGATTATTTCAAGACACATTTTTTTAAGCTTGTTTTAGGAACACTTTCACTACCTATTAATCTTCCTGGAACAAATTACCGCAATGGAGTTCAG GCAAGGAAGGATTTACTTAGCATGTTGAGAAAAATACTAGAGGAAAGAAAAGCATCGAATGAAAGTTACAAAGACATGCTTAGTTGTTTAATGAAAACAGATGAAAATAAGTACAAACTAAATGAGGATGAAATCCTTGACCTAGAACTTACACTTATGTATTCTGGTTATGAAACTGTTTCAACCACATCTATGATGGTTCTCAAGTTTCTCCATGACAATCCCAAAGCTCTTGAAGAAATTAGA AAAGAGCATTTGGCCATAAGAGAGAAGAAAAAGCCAAATGAACCAATTAATTTTGATGAACTCAAATCAATGAAGTTTACACGTGCG GTGATTATGGAGACATCTAGATTGGCCACGGTAGTTAATGGAGTTCTAAGGAAAACCACTCATGATGTGGAACTAAATG GCTATTTAATTCCTAAAGGATGGAGAATATATGTGTTTACAAGGGAGATAAATTATGACAATTCTCTATATCCTGATCCATTAACATTCAATCCATGGAGATGGATG GAGAAGAATTTGGAGTCACACAATTACTTCTTGCTATTTGGAGGTGGCACTAGACTCTGTCCAGCAAAAGAGTTGGGAATCACTGAAATTTCAACTTTTTTGCACTACATTCTAACTAGATACAG GTGGGAAGAAGTGGGAGAAACTAAACTAGAGAAATTTCCCAGAGTTCAAGCACCAAATGGAATGCACATGAGATTTTCATCTTACTAG
- the LOC131594368 gene encoding LEAF RUST 10 DISEASE-RESISTANCE LOCUS RECEPTOR-LIKE PROTEIN KINASE-like 1.3 isoform X2, whose protein sequence is MENHINIPMIISFFFFLLLLIITFFPQLSHSLPQPQLPQTLNSYSICKEQSYNCGNINNIFYPFWGQNSSTFCGAGSPFYLNCYKNVTTILLFSQNFTVLDINTEKYTIKLKRTDLSQNLCSPLFDDIGFSSSPLFHYLPQVKIIYIYFNCPSTFSQLLPIDSICGSQNQAFDSIHYDDNLSKDCEAHIQVPAGEDFSMEKNYIERDELVSGLDKGFEVIYSVSGECLACLGNQEGDCRLKNINDFESSCYYCPDGSHASSTQCPFHHSSKQKLTRNLVIGVGSAVLVAFAAFIAIYFYKRRKNKNKTYAKSYVQSRSLSSELTSKDLESGSQFFERSQNFGVQHFTYSELEEATNFFDPSKELGEGGFGTVYYGKLYDGRSVAVKRLFENNYKRVEQFKNEVEILASLVHPNLVSLYGCTSRHSRELLLVYEYVSNGTVADHLRGKEAKHGKLTWPIRMNIAVETASALKYLHISEIIHRDIKTNNILLDAHFHVKVADFGLSRLFPYDQTHVSTAPQGTPGYVDPEYHQCYQLTDKSDVYSFGVVMIELISSLPAVDITRHRHEINLASMALNRIQNQALHEIVDPTLGFESDSKVKKMIVAMGELAFQCLQSSKDMRPTMDEVLDSLKDIQSDGKHKSKPEVMDISNLSDDAVLLNNVPPPLSPDSNVRSNYTTPNTSG, encoded by the exons ATGGAAAATCATATCAATATTCCTATGatcatctctttcttcttcttcttgttgttattaataaTCACTTTTTTCCCACAACTATCCCACTCTCTACCACAACCACAACTACCTCAAACCTTAAACAGTTATTCAATTTGTAAGGAACAATCTTACAACTGCGGAAATATCAACAATATCTTTTATCCATTTTGGGGACAAAATAGTTCTACTTTCTGTGGTGCCGGAAGCCCGTTTTACTTAAACTGCTACAAAAACGTTACTACCATTCTATTATTCTCACAAAATTTCACAGTACTTGACATCAACACTGAGAAATATACAATCAAACTCAAGAGAACAGACCTGTCTCAAAATCTATGTTCTCCTCTATTTGATGATATTGGTTTTTCTTCTTCACCTCTGTTTCACTATCTCCCACAAGTCaaaatcatctacatatacttcaaTTGTCCTTCCACTTTCTCTCAACTTTTACCTATAGATTCTATATGTGGATCTCAGAATCAAGCATTTGATTCTATTCATTATGATGATAATCTGTCAAAGGATTGCGAGGCACATATTCAAGTGCCAGCAGGAGAAGATTTTTCCATGGAGAAAAATTATATTGAGCGTGATGAACTTGTTAGTGGCTTGGATAAGGGGTTTGAGGTGATCTATAGTGTTAGTGGGGAATGTTTAGCGTGTTTGGGAAATCAAGAAGGTGATTGTAGATTGAAAAACATCAATGATTTTGAGTCCTCTTGCTATTATTGCCCAGATGGATCCCATGCTTCTTCAACACAGTGTCCTTTTCATCACAGTA GTAAACAGAAATTGACGAGGAATCTCGTCATTG GTGTTGGCTCTGCTGTTTTAGTCGCATTTGCAGCGTTCATAGCCATATATTTCTATAAGCGCCGGAAGAATAAGAATAAAACTTACGCAAAGTCATATGTACAATCTCGCAGCCTCTCTTCCGAGCTCACTTCAAAGGATCTTGAAAGTGGAAGTCAATTCTTTGAAAGAAGCCAAAACTTTGGAGTGCAGCATTTTACTTATAGTGAACTTGAAGAAGCCACAAACTTCTTTGATCCGTCCAAAGAACTCGGAGAAGGAGGCTTTGGAACGGTGTATTATG GAAAACTGTATGATGGGCGTAGTGTTGCGGTGAAGAGGTTATTTGAGAACAATTACAAAAGAGTTGAGCAATTCAAGAATGAAGTTGAAATCTTGGCATCATTAGTCCATCCAAATCTCGTGTCTCTATATGGATGCACTTCACGTCACAGTCGCGAGCTTCTACTTGTCTACGAGTATGTTTCTAATGGAACCGTCGCTGATCATCTCCGTGGTAAAGAAGCGAAACATGGAAAACTTACTTGGCCTATTAGAATGAATATTGCCGTGGAGACAGCAAGTGCGTTGAAGTATCTTCATATTTCGGAAATCATTCACCGAgatataaaaacaaataatattcTTCTCGACGCTCATTTTCATGTCAAGGTAGCGGATTTTGGACTCTCGCGCCTTTTTCCATACGATCAAACTCATGTTTCAACGGCTCCACAAGGGACACCGGGCTATGTGGATCCTGAATACCATCAGTGCTATCAACTTACGGATAAAAGTGATGTCTATAGCTTTGGAGTTGTGATGATTGAGTTGATATCGTCTTTGCCTGCCGTTGATATAACAAGACATAGGCATGAAATCAATTTGGCTAGCATGGCTCTCAACAGAATTCAAAACCAAGCATTGCATGAAATTGTGGATCCTACGCTCGGTTTTGAATCGGATTCTAAGGTAAAGAAAATGATCGTTGCCATGGGCGAGTTAGCGTTTCAATGTCTGCAAAGTTCGAAAGATATGAGACCTACCATGGACGAAGTGTTGGATAGTTTAAAGGATATTCAAAGTGATGGTAAGCATAAAAGCAAACCCGAGGTAATGGACATTTCAAATTTATCTGATGACGCTGTGCTGCTGAATAATGTTCCACCTCCACTATCGCCTGATTCAAATGTTAGGAGCAATTATACAACGCCGAATACTAGTGGATAA
- the LOC131594368 gene encoding LEAF RUST 10 DISEASE-RESISTANCE LOCUS RECEPTOR-LIKE PROTEIN KINASE-like 1.2 isoform X3 — MSKPSQTLFASSIILIITSCYADNSNTTSSPSSSLCPIALCGNISIHYPFWIKSQTINTLDQFCGYPDFGLECSKNNKTIINLPSDTYYVTDINYDNSSIALVDIDILDQKCPRVRKNVTLSNLPLSFSKLDLNLSFYFNCSSYPSNLDPIGCFKVSDNEKLKSFVFVDGDEVGIGYGNWTCEDHVVVSVKVDEVSDFVGSVGGLINGFGAAVKKGFVLDWRKGFKDCVECENSGGYCGYDEKTKNSTCICGNGSVVAKSCKKGKQKLTRNLVIGVGSAVLVAFAAFIAIYFYKRRKNKNKTYAKSYVQSRSLSSELTSKDLESGSQFFERSQNFGVQHFTYSELEEATNFFDPSKELGEGGFGTVYYGKLYDGRSVAVKRLFENNYKRVEQFKNEVEILASLVHPNLVSLYGCTSRHSRELLLVYEYVSNGTVADHLRGKEAKHGKLTWPIRMNIAVETASALKYLHISEIIHRDIKTNNILLDAHFHVKVADFGLSRLFPYDQTHVSTAPQGTPGYVDPEYHQCYQLTDKSDVYSFGVVMIELISSLPAVDITRHRHEINLASMALNRIQNQALHEIVDPTLGFESDSKVKKMIVAMGELAFQCLQSSKDMRPTMDEVLDSLKDIQSDGKHKSKPEVMDISNLSDDAVLLNNVPPPLSPDSNVRSNYTTPNTSG; from the exons ATGTCAAAACCCTCTCAAACCTTGTTTGCATCATCCATCATTCTCATCATAACATCATGTTATGCTGATAACTCCAACAcaacatcatcaccatcatcatcactaTGTCCTATTGCTCTATGTGGCAATATTTCCATTCACTACCCTTTTTGGATTAAGTCTCAAACAATCAACACTCTAGATCAATTTTGTGGCTATCCTGATTTTGGCCTTGAATGctcaaaaaacaacaaaaccatAATCAATCTTCCAAGTGACACATATTATGTTACCGACATAAACTATGATAATAGTTCAATAGCCCTAGTTGACATAGATATATTGGATCAAAAATGTCCTAGGGTAAGAAAAAATGTTACACTTTCTAACCTTCCTTTGTCTTTTAGCAAACTAGATTTGAATCTTAGTTTCTACTTCAATTGTAGCTCTTACCCTTCAAATTTAGACCCTATAGGGTGCTTTAAGGTTAGTGATAATGAAAAGTTGAAGTCTTTTGTTTTTGTGGATGGTGATGAAGTTGGAATTGGTTATGGTAATTGGACATGTGAGGATCATGTTGTGGTGAGTGTTAAGGTTGATGAGGTGAGTGATTTTGTTGGTAGTGTTGGTGGTTTGATTAATGGGTTTGGTGCAGCTGTGAAGAAAGGGTTTGTGCTTGATTGGAGAAAAGGGTTTAAGGATTGTGTTGAGTGTGAGAACTCTGGTGGATATTGTGGATATGATGAAAAGACTAAGAACTCTACATGCATATGTGGAAATGGTAGTGTTGTTGCTAAAAGTTGCAAAAAAG GTAAACAGAAATTGACGAGGAATCTCGTCATTG GTGTTGGCTCTGCTGTTTTAGTCGCATTTGCAGCGTTCATAGCCATATATTTCTATAAGCGCCGGAAGAATAAGAATAAAACTTACGCAAAGTCATATGTACAATCTCGCAGCCTCTCTTCCGAGCTCACTTCAAAGGATCTTGAAAGTGGAAGTCAATTCTTTGAAAGAAGCCAAAACTTTGGAGTGCAGCATTTTACTTATAGTGAACTTGAAGAAGCCACAAACTTCTTTGATCCGTCCAAAGAACTCGGAGAAGGAGGCTTTGGAACGGTGTATTATG GAAAACTGTATGATGGGCGTAGTGTTGCGGTGAAGAGGTTATTTGAGAACAATTACAAAAGAGTTGAGCAATTCAAGAATGAAGTTGAAATCTTGGCATCATTAGTCCATCCAAATCTCGTGTCTCTATATGGATGCACTTCACGTCACAGTCGCGAGCTTCTACTTGTCTACGAGTATGTTTCTAATGGAACCGTCGCTGATCATCTCCGTGGTAAAGAAGCGAAACATGGAAAACTTACTTGGCCTATTAGAATGAATATTGCCGTGGAGACAGCAAGTGCGTTGAAGTATCTTCATATTTCGGAAATCATTCACCGAgatataaaaacaaataatattcTTCTCGACGCTCATTTTCATGTCAAGGTAGCGGATTTTGGACTCTCGCGCCTTTTTCCATACGATCAAACTCATGTTTCAACGGCTCCACAAGGGACACCGGGCTATGTGGATCCTGAATACCATCAGTGCTATCAACTTACGGATAAAAGTGATGTCTATAGCTTTGGAGTTGTGATGATTGAGTTGATATCGTCTTTGCCTGCCGTTGATATAACAAGACATAGGCATGAAATCAATTTGGCTAGCATGGCTCTCAACAGAATTCAAAACCAAGCATTGCATGAAATTGTGGATCCTACGCTCGGTTTTGAATCGGATTCTAAGGTAAAGAAAATGATCGTTGCCATGGGCGAGTTAGCGTTTCAATGTCTGCAAAGTTCGAAAGATATGAGACCTACCATGGACGAAGTGTTGGATAGTTTAAAGGATATTCAAAGTGATGGTAAGCATAAAAGCAAACCCGAGGTAATGGACATTTCAAATTTATCTGATGACGCTGTGCTGCTGAATAATGTTCCACCTCCACTATCGCCTGATTCAAATGTTAGGAGCAATTATACAACGCCGAATACTAGTGGATAA
- the LOC131594368 gene encoding LEAF RUST 10 DISEASE-RESISTANCE LOCUS RECEPTOR-LIKE PROTEIN KINASE-like 1.2 isoform X1 — MASSFLQPHCSFLFNIFLFLLFFLFPIHVNSDAKSFKLCAPFTCGSFTKITYPFWNVNNQPNYCGHPNFTLDCQQNNLTIDINSQQFHIIDINQASQLLKIARLDLWSYDAANVPSCPDTNVNLNSDFFKYTSNDENYTLLSECDPFPNDSYGSSPLRSEVSQQISCLVDSKPQDAYLVLNTKMPDFAVLDCKNDIKVYGPRIEESSDTVVNVLKEGFEVTWSGVDDDICNYCKKYGGRCGYNTTKSAFMCICPNQQSYGDCGFCRENSTTEIWPDESGCIGSKLFKSVAPSPLPASSYGDTPFPELVPPPNSDSINSRGTPSKQKLTRNLVIGVGSAVLVAFAAFIAIYFYKRRKNKNKTYAKSYVQSRSLSSELTSKDLESGSQFFERSQNFGVQHFTYSELEEATNFFDPSKELGEGGFGTVYYGKLYDGRSVAVKRLFENNYKRVEQFKNEVEILASLVHPNLVSLYGCTSRHSRELLLVYEYVSNGTVADHLRGKEAKHGKLTWPIRMNIAVETASALKYLHISEIIHRDIKTNNILLDAHFHVKVADFGLSRLFPYDQTHVSTAPQGTPGYVDPEYHQCYQLTDKSDVYSFGVVMIELISSLPAVDITRHRHEINLASMALNRIQNQALHEIVDPTLGFESDSKVKKMIVAMGELAFQCLQSSKDMRPTMDEVLDSLKDIQSDGKHKSKPEVMDISNLSDDAVLLNNVPPPLSPDSNVRSNYTTPNTSG; from the exons ATGGCTTCATCTTTTCTTCAACCTCATTGTTCCTTCCTCTTCAACATCTTTCTCTTCCTACTCTTCTTCTTATTCCCAATACATGTCAATAGTGATGCTAAAAGCTTCAAATTATGTGCACCTTTTACCTGTGGAAGTTTCACCAAAATCACTTATCCATTTTGGAATGTTAACAATCAACCAAATTATTGTGGCCATCCAAACTTCACGCTCGATTGTCAGCAAAACAACTTGACTATTGACATCAACTCACAACAATTTCATATCATTGACATAAACCAAGCATCACAACTTTTGAAGATTGCAAGGTTGGATTTATGGAGTTATGATGCTGCAAATGTTCCTTCTTGTCCTGATACCAATGTAAACTTGAATTCGGATTTCTTCAAGTACACTTCCAACGATGAGAACTATACTCTATTGTCCGAGTGTGATCCTTTTCCTAATGATTCATACGGATCATCTCCTTTGAGATCAGAAGTTTCTCAACAGATTTCTTGCCTCGTAGATAGTAAACCTCAAGATGCATATTTAGTACTAAATACTAAAATGCCGGATTTCGCAGTCCTAGATTGTAAGAACGATATCAAAGTTTATGGACCAAGAATAGAAGAGTCCTCCGATACAGTGGTGAATGTTTTAAAGGAAGGATTTGAGGTTACGTGGAGTGGCGTGGACGACGATATATGTAATTATTGCAAGAAATATGGTGGGAGATGTGGATACAATAcaaccaaaagtgcatttatgtGTATTTGTCCTAATCAACAATCTTATGGTGATTGCGGATTTTGTCGCGAGAATTCCACAACTGAGATTTGGCCCGATGAGTCGGGTTGCATAGGATCCAAGTTGTTTAAATCAGTGGCACCATCACCTTTGCCAGCATCATCATATGGAGATACACCATTTCCAGAATTAGTACCACCTCCTAATTCAGATTCCATAAACTCTCGTGGAACTCCGA GTAAACAGAAATTGACGAGGAATCTCGTCATTG GTGTTGGCTCTGCTGTTTTAGTCGCATTTGCAGCGTTCATAGCCATATATTTCTATAAGCGCCGGAAGAATAAGAATAAAACTTACGCAAAGTCATATGTACAATCTCGCAGCCTCTCTTCCGAGCTCACTTCAAAGGATCTTGAAAGTGGAAGTCAATTCTTTGAAAGAAGCCAAAACTTTGGAGTGCAGCATTTTACTTATAGTGAACTTGAAGAAGCCACAAACTTCTTTGATCCGTCCAAAGAACTCGGAGAAGGAGGCTTTGGAACGGTGTATTATG GAAAACTGTATGATGGGCGTAGTGTTGCGGTGAAGAGGTTATTTGAGAACAATTACAAAAGAGTTGAGCAATTCAAGAATGAAGTTGAAATCTTGGCATCATTAGTCCATCCAAATCTCGTGTCTCTATATGGATGCACTTCACGTCACAGTCGCGAGCTTCTACTTGTCTACGAGTATGTTTCTAATGGAACCGTCGCTGATCATCTCCGTGGTAAAGAAGCGAAACATGGAAAACTTACTTGGCCTATTAGAATGAATATTGCCGTGGAGACAGCAAGTGCGTTGAAGTATCTTCATATTTCGGAAATCATTCACCGAgatataaaaacaaataatattcTTCTCGACGCTCATTTTCATGTCAAGGTAGCGGATTTTGGACTCTCGCGCCTTTTTCCATACGATCAAACTCATGTTTCAACGGCTCCACAAGGGACACCGGGCTATGTGGATCCTGAATACCATCAGTGCTATCAACTTACGGATAAAAGTGATGTCTATAGCTTTGGAGTTGTGATGATTGAGTTGATATCGTCTTTGCCTGCCGTTGATATAACAAGACATAGGCATGAAATCAATTTGGCTAGCATGGCTCTCAACAGAATTCAAAACCAAGCATTGCATGAAATTGTGGATCCTACGCTCGGTTTTGAATCGGATTCTAAGGTAAAGAAAATGATCGTTGCCATGGGCGAGTTAGCGTTTCAATGTCTGCAAAGTTCGAAAGATATGAGACCTACCATGGACGAAGTGTTGGATAGTTTAAAGGATATTCAAAGTGATGGTAAGCATAAAAGCAAACCCGAGGTAATGGACATTTCAAATTTATCTGATGACGCTGTGCTGCTGAATAATGTTCCACCTCCACTATCGCCTGATTCAAATGTTAGGAGCAATTATACAACGCCGAATACTAGTGGATAA